A portion of the Eubacterium maltosivorans genome contains these proteins:
- the rpmB gene encoding 50S ribosomal protein L28 yields the protein MAKECFVCKKSVVSGNNVTHSNKHNKRVWKPNLQKVKIVLDGTPQRVNVCTRCLRSGKVERA from the coding sequence ATGGCTAAAGAATGTTTTGTATGTAAAAAAAGCGTTGTGTCTGGCAACAATGTCACTCACTCTAATAAACATAATAAAAGAGTATGGAAACCTAATTTACAAAAAGTTAAAATTGTACTTGATGGTACTCCACAAAGAGTTAATGTTTGCACCAGATGTTTACGTTCCGGTAAAGTTGAAAGAGCATAG
- a CDS encoding thiamine diphosphokinase, protein MKAVVFTNGQYENLAFYKNYLENQENFQVICADGGANAAHSLGITPQLLVGDMDSIHAELLADYSERGVVIEPHSTHKDETDTELAIEYCVKKGFDTVVILGALGSRFDHSFGNLYLLNRLLKEGIQGEIVNESNRIFLVKDSAVLDVPVGTTVSVLAFTDQASGINLKGFEYPVKNGVMAHFAPGYGISNVTVEKCPEISVEQGILMVDIINE, encoded by the coding sequence GAAAATTTAGCTTTTTATAAAAATTATCTGGAGAACCAGGAGAATTTCCAGGTGATTTGTGCCGACGGCGGCGCAAACGCCGCTCATTCCCTGGGCATAACGCCACAACTGCTAGTTGGCGATATGGATTCGATCCATGCAGAGCTGCTTGCAGATTATTCAGAAAGGGGTGTGGTTATAGAACCCCATTCTACACATAAAGACGAAACGGATACTGAGCTGGCTATTGAGTACTGCGTAAAAAAAGGCTTTGATACTGTGGTAATCCTCGGCGCTCTGGGAAGCCGGTTTGATCACAGCTTTGGAAATCTTTATTTACTGAACCGTCTTTTAAAAGAAGGAATTCAGGGTGAGATTGTCAATGAAAGCAATCGGATTTTTCTGGTAAAAGACAGTGCTGTCCTGGATGTGCCGGTGGGAACGACCGTCTCAGTTCTGGCATTTACTGATCAGGCCAGCGGAATTAACCTTAAAGGATTTGAGTATCCGGTAAAAAATGGTGTGATGGCGCATTTTGCTCCAGGGTATGGCATCAGTAATGTAACAGTGGAAAAATGTCCTGAAATATCGGTAGAGCAAGGAATTTTGATGGTTGATATTATAAATGAGTAA